GAGAATTCATTGGGAGCGTACCCGGTGATTGGGGCATCAGTGGGATAATAAGGATGCAATGAGTTTTCCGGAAGCATCGTGAGCTAGAGACTAAATTTCAGTCAATAACTTTTAGTGATATAGCTATACTTAAAAGATGTCGTGTGTTTTACGAACCTGTGCAGGTGTAGACAGTTCACGGAAGGTGAGGCGGCTCAAAACAATATTTATTTGCCAAGACAATTTAAATGGATTTGAATCTAATCAGCGATAAATAAATAGCCATTAGGGCTGGGGGTTCTCTTATGTCCGCCCACCTTTTTCCCCTAATGTATTTCTTAGTGTAATTCCTCACGGTATATTTAGCTACTTGGTAAATTGACCCTGATGTTATATCAACTATACAGTACCTATGCTAGTCCTATACCAAGGATGGCCTCCCAAAGGGGTTATATGTCATGCCACTAACCGTGTCTGGCTAGACATCTGCCTCAGGCGGCGACAGCTCCGTTCGATCTCCGCAACTCCCTCCGTGTGTTATCGTCAACGTCCGATGGTCGGGTCCAAGGTCCCCATCCTCCTCAATGCAACCACACCCGTGATTACAATCATTCGGAACGTCTGATGGAGTCTGGAAGCTCCTTCTTTTATGCGCGTTCCTACAATGGCACCAGGTCCTTTTAGAAGAAAACCCTTAGGGGTCGATGTACCCCGCACGCCTGCTTCGGAGTCGCCGCCTCCCATTGCCGCCTTATTCGTGATCCGCTTCGATATCAAGGCTGGGTAAGTTCGTTATGATCATTCCAGAAACGCCGTACTGATTGCGGAGAACTATATAGTTATGTGGTATCCTGGAAGCGTACGGTCCCTGGAGGTGAGTGGTACATACATTTCGCGATCACGCTGTTCTCTCTGCTTGAACTTGGCTAACTCACTTGAATGACTAGCTGAGGTTGAAGGAATCGTCGAATACAAATCACTGCCCTCTGGCCTACACAATGTTTCAGAAGACCTAGTGTACGTTTGAGCACGCCGCTCGCGATCATGATGAAGTTAATAGTCGTTCTAGGTATTTCGTGCATGAGCAATATGCTGGCATCAGCGCTTTCATCAACCAGCCCGCAGAAGAAGCTGTGCGAAATGCGAAGATGTTTTCTGTCGGCGTCCTAGTACCTCTGAGCTCTGGAAGGCTAGGGAAAAGCTGGCGGCATGCCCCGAAGCTCAGGGAATTGGCACAGTAAGTGGACCCCTTCTATATTACCTGCAGCGTTTTACGTCTGTTCTGACCTTGCTTGATTTGCAGAATTTACGCCCTAGACATGTCTCACACAGAACCGCTATTGAAGTACTGGGAAACTTATGAGATCCGCGACAGCGACTTGTCGGGCGTGCCTCCGGATTCTCCTCTGGAGTCTCCTCTCAGCCTCCGCTTGAGGGCGCATGGAGAGCGACCGGATCACTCACTTAGAAACCGCACATTCAGCGACGCTATTGTGCTGGAAACGCCCAGGCCGGCCCTGACGCCTTTCCATCCAgcttcatctcttcctgaaTTCCTTGATTGTTTTGGGCCCCTCATATACCCATTGTATAGAGCAACACTACTCCGCAAGAAAATACTTTTCATGGCCGAAGCACCCGTTCATATGCCTTGTAACTATGGTAAGCCCTCCATCACTATCTTTTCACGTCCTGCTGACATATGGTAGTATACGATTTGTCTCTGTTAGCTTCCTTACCTAATTCACTTGTTCCTTTGCTCCCGCCGACCGGTATACCTAGTCTGCGGCCCCGGCCACTATTCAATATTGGCATTCATGATATCCcgtatctttcttcttttgcagGTGTCTCAGCCAACGCCCAGCCAGATGCTTCTTGGATTGCCTGTAGCACAGATAGCGTGCTAACCATGAAGTCCGAGCTCTTTGATGTCCTTGTCACGTTGCCTGCCCCTTACTCTAAGGATGCAGCCGAGAAAGTGTTCCCAAAGATATCCATATTGCCGATACCCACCGCGAAACACAACACACCTCAAGCGGTACAGTTAAAGGCAACCCAGCGGGATGCACGCCGTTATGCTACGCTTCGCAAAGGCTTGCGTCAAGTTGCCTTGAGCGAAGATGGCCGATctggcgaggaggatgattctGATGCTGCATCGACATATTCCTCCAGTCCCATCGTTGAACCCATCTCCTGGACCCGGCTTGCATACACCTCGTTTATCTGGTGGGCATCGGCTGGTGAAAAGCGTGATGGGTTatcggaagaggaggaggaagagcatCAGATCCAACAAGATACACAGCTTTTAGCGAGTGTGGAACATCCCACTAGCCCGCCTTCTGGATCTGTCAGTCGTAGGAGCTTACAACCATCAGATACCTCTCAAGAGCCTCCTGAGATTGCCATTGTGGCATACTTCCGTCGCATGACTACACAGATCTTCGTCACCCTATCCGATGCCATCGCTCGACATGACAGTCAGAATGCGACCGACGAAGAAGTAGAGCctaatgatgatgatcataTCCCTTACGAAGACGATACGGGTGATGACATCGAACCCCATGTCACCATAGGCCGCCAACCCAcccaagaagatgatgataggTCCCCGTTACTTCAAGAGGAGGTTTGCAGCTCGCCACGTAACAATGaagaatcaatcaagatcACTACAGAAGACATGGCTGAAATGGGCCTTGACGTCTGGAGTGCAGCAGATCGTATCTTTGTCGAGGAGCTGGTCCGCTGTTGGTGGGATCGCAAAGCATACGTGGACAGTGCTCGTATACGATGCTGTGGGATTTCCATTCTTTAGATCACCATATGGGTAGTTCGTTGATCTTAGGTTCTTTCTCGTTACTTCAAGTATATAGTGATATGCATATACGGGATAGAAGCAGTTACCCTACTATTCTAAGAGACTCGCTTCGTAAACAACTCCTCTGTATAGTCCTTAACGTATCCCGGATGCTGTTCCTGACCAGAGCGGTTAGCTAGCATGTCACACAGTCCAATCTGTACCTCCCTGCCCATGTCCCACATGAACTTCTGCATCTGTTTCACGTCATCCGCTGGATAGCACAAGATCGCTGTGCGACCCAGAGattcgtcttcttcgtctttcaAAGAAGGCAGTCATCAAAATGGAAAATTCACAAATACAGTCAGCAGAAAAAAGAgtactaaatataatttcttttcactCGACATGCCAACGAAATAGTGCAATCAATGAAACAAAGCTTTAACTCTCAAATACTAAAGGATATATTCACCTTTCAATTTCATGAAGCGTCTCCAATATAAAGAATCACGTGATTTGATAGCCCTGATTCGAATAATATACAAAAGAAGCAACATGAGACCACAGGGAGCTAAATATGCTCAGTTCGCTCGCAGTATACTACTGGTGGCTCACTGACTATTACTTTCTGAAAATAATCTCTGTTAATTCGGACTAGGGTTACTTGACAAGAGGGTATACCGCAGCTCGAATGTTGTCCAATTCTGCTAGTAAATATATCATAGACAATAGTCACATAGGTTTATCATCTTATCTTACTTTTACTTAGTGAAGGCAATTGTATATACAAGGTGAGGGCCCTGGAGAGCAAGTGTCTAACTCAGGGGCTTACTTTGGACTATTCTTCGGCCAAGAAACGAACTAAGGACGCGAAAGGCATACGCCGACTGCATGATGGATAACTTGCC
This Aspergillus flavus chromosome 1, complete sequence DNA region includes the following protein-coding sequences:
- a CDS encoding uncharacterized protein (uncharacterized conserved protein-domain containing protein), with the translated sequence MAPGPFRRKPLGVDVPRTPASESPPPIAALFVIRFDIKAGYVVSWKRTVPGAEVEGIVEYKSLPSGLHNVSEDLVYFVHEQYAGISAFINQPAEEAVRNAKMFSVGVLVPLSSGRLGKSWRHAPKLRELAQIYALDMSHTEPLLKYWETYEIRDSDLSGVPPDSPLESPLSLRLRAHGERPDHSLRNRTFSDAIVLETPRPALTPFHPASSLPEFLDCFGPLIYPLYRATLLRKKILFMAEAPVHMPCNYVYDLSLLASLPNSLVPLLPPTGIPSLRPRPLFNIGIHDIPYLSSFAGVSANAQPDASWIACSTDSVLTMKSELFDVLVTLPAPYSKDAAEKVFPKISILPIPTAKHNTPQAVQLKATQRDARRYATLRKGLRQVALSEDGRSGEEDDSDAASTYSSSPIVEPISWTRLAYTSFIWWASAGEKRDGLSEEEEEEHQIQQDTQLLASVEHPTSPPSGSVSRRSLQPSDTSQEPPEIAIVAYFRRMTTQIFVTLSDAIARHDSQNATDEEVEPNDDDHIPYEDDTGDDIEPHVTIGRQPTQEDDDRSPLLQEEVCSSPRNNEESIKITTEDMAEMGLDVWSAADRIFVEELVRCWWDRKAYVDSARIRCCGISIL